The Rhopalosiphum maidis isolate BTI-1 chromosome 1, ASM367621v3, whole genome shotgun sequence genome has a segment encoding these proteins:
- the LOC113550469 gene encoding sex-determining region Y protein-like — protein ASPPPVQLPLPPTVAFGGGGDRGTGGGATPGPQLFSSLQQQYKNGLQQHDQQQQQHNQHHHHHHHHLQQQQQQDQQQHQHQQYLQQHHQLHHQHGSNLVTHYAALGSAFYTY, from the coding sequence GCGTCGCCCCCGCCGGTGCAGCTGCCACTGCCGCCGACTGTCGCGttcggtggcggcggcgaccGCGGCACCGGCGGTGGTGCTACGCCCGGCCCACAGTTGTTTTCTAGTCTCCAGCAGCAATACAAAAACGGACTCCAGCAGCATgaccagcagcagcagcagcacaatcaacatcatcatcatcatcatcatcaccttcagcaacagcagcaacaGGATCAGCAGCAACACCAACATCAGCAGTACCTGCAACAGCACCATCAACTGCACCACCAGCACGGCAGCAACTTGGTCACGCATTACGCGGCCCTCGGCAGTGCGTTTTACACGTACTGA
- the LOC113560554 gene encoding LOW QUALITY PROTEIN: transcription factor Sp9 (The sequence of the model RefSeq protein was modified relative to this genomic sequence to represent the inferred CDS: deleted 1 base in 1 codon) gives MEENDRRNRADSHLQQQQERTAELGHHKNDDRDGATIMSVDARRAKNNEKLVPDFQSALTGKSCNEGWPTEQEIMEHPGLRNTPLAMLAAQCNKLQSKSPPPLADAAVGKGFYPWKKSPQQQSTDMSGSPLQQQQQQQQQQQQQQQQQCQQQQRTSSSAAESPRPVVTSTSSAPSTPVPTGAGYPPPPPPHHGNIYFGGGGGGHQALAADNNGHHHHHQSPLLGKVDNHSALYGRHPYEWPFNSMGTAGHHAPAIKTESVNPAWWDVHGSGWLDMSGGMHAQMANYAAQSDYSSLSHSLAASNTAAAHHLFSNQHFLQDTYKSILPGAQGSFGLGHHHHHHPSVVTSSSSSSSATSPGSASAAAAAAAAAAAVSAAYSAAPQTPSPRTQRRYTGRATCDCPNCQEAERLGPAGGHLKKNVHSCHIPGCGKVYGKTSHLKAHLRWHTGERPFVCNWLFCGKRFTRSDELQRHLRTHTGEKRFACPVCNKRFMRSDHLAKHVKTHNGNGGSKKGSSDSCSDSENSQSAADGTSPHNQHQQQQQQQQQQQQQQQQQQQQQQQQQQQQQQHQQHVQPLHMADMVDVKPPLPLGGPAGLVRWSPVVSSVGSVVPLSPPSSHAIGSSPFLSVQQQHNNNKEQKSFCSWTNAAGKEPKMYQEKLE, from the exons GTTCCCGATTTCCAAAGCGCCTTAACCGGCAAATCTTGCAATGAAGGATGGCCCACCGAACAAGAGATAATG GAACATCCCGGTTTGAGGAACACTCCGCTAGCTATGTTGGCGGCTCAGTGCAACAAGTTGCAGAGTAAATCGCCACCGCCGCTTGCTGACGCGGCCGTGGGTAAAGGGTTTTATCCGTGGAAAAAGAGCCCGCAACAGCAGTCCACCGACATGTCCGGTTCACCGCTGcaacagcagcaacagcagcagcaacaacagcaacagcagcaacagcaacagtGCCAACAGCAACAGCGGACGTCGTCGAGCGCGGCCGAGTCGCCCAGGCCCGTGGTAACGTCCACGTCGTCGGCCCCGTCCACGCCGGTGCCGACGGGCGCGGGTTACCCGCCTCCGCCGCCGCCTCATCACGGCAACATATActtcggcggcggcggtggtggccATCAGGCGTTGGCCGCGGACAACAACGGCCACCACCATCATCACCAGAGCCCGCTGCTGGGCAAGGTGGACAATCACAGCGCGCTGTACGGCCGCCATCCGTACGAGTGGCCGTTCAATTCGATGGGCACCGCCGGACACCACGCGCCCGCCATCAAGACAGAGTCGGTGAATCCCGCTTGGTGGGACGTGCACGGCAGTGGATGGCTGGACATGAGTGGAG GCATGCACGCACAGATGGCCAATTACGCGGCGCAGTCGGACTACTCGTCGCTCAGCCACTCGTTGGCCGCGTCCAACACGGCCGCCGCTCACCACCTGTTCTCCAACCAACACTTCTTGCAGGACACGTACAAGTCCATACTGCCGGGCGCGCAGGGATCGTTCGGCCTGGGCCACCATCACCACCATCACCCGTCCGTCGTCACGTCATCGTCGTCTTCTTCGTCGGCCACGTCGCCGGGTTCGGCGTCAGCGGCTGCCGCAGCCGCAGCCGCTGCGGCC GCAGTGTCGGCCGCGTATAGCGCGGCCCCCCAGACACCGTCGCCGCGCACGCAGCGCCGGTACACGGGACGGGCCACGTGCGACTGTCCCAACTGCCAAGAGGCCGAGCGCCTGGGACCGGCCGGCGGCCACCTCAAGAAGAACGTGCACAGCTGCCACATACCCGGTTGCGGAAAAGTGTACGGCAAGACGTCCCACCTCAAGGCGCATCTCCGGTGGCACACAGGCGAGCGGCCGTTCGTGTGCAACTGGCTGTTCTGCGGCAAGCGGTTCACGCGGTCCGACGAGCTGCAGCGGCACTTGCGCACGCACACCGGCGAGAAGCGGTTCGCGTGTCCCGTGTGCAACAAGCGATTCATGCGGTCCGACCACCTGGCCAAGCACGTCAAGACGCACAACGGCAACGGCGGCAGCAAGAAGGGCAGCAGCGATTCGTGTTCCGATTCGGAAAACAGTCAGAGCGCGGCCGACGGTACGTCTCCGCACAACCAACACCAgcaacaacagcaacaacaacagcaacagcagcagcagcagcagcagcagcaacagcaacagcagcaacagcagcagcaacagcaacaacacCAGCAGCACGTGCAACCGTTGCACATGGCCGACATGGTGGACGTCAAACCGCCGTTGCCCCTGGGCGGTCCGGCCGGTCTGGTCCGATGGAGTCCGGTAGTCAGTTCCGTGGGTTCCGTGGTCCCGTTGTCGCCGCCGTCGTCGCATGCCATCGGCTCGTCGCCGTTCCTGTCCGTGCAACAGCAGCACAACAACAACAAGGAACAGAAGAGTTTCTGCAGCTGGACGAACGCCGCCGGCAAAGAGCCGAAAATGTACCAGGAGAAACTGGAATGA